ACCATCGATAGTGGCCACATATTCAAGCCTGTGTTCCACCCCTGGAAATTGTTCAAATACGTCACTTATCGTTTCCGCAGGGACACCTGCCAGAAGCGCGGCGGCACCGGCGGCCATGGCGTTCTCGAGATTATGAGGTCCGGGAATCGAGATCCTCTCGACTGTTCCAAGGCTGCCTGTCATTTCATCTATTTTATATTTTATTTCATCACCTTCCAGGTAAACTCCCGGCAGAGTTTTCCGGGCCCGGGAAAAGTATACTTTCCTGACAGGGAAATCATCTGCCAGCTTACAGAGATAATCGTCATCGGCATTGACGATCAGATTGTCCCGGGCTGACATATTCTCAGCGATCCGCAGTTTGGTCTCGGCGTAATCTTCAAAGCGACCATAACGATCCAGATGATCCGGGGTCAGGTTCAAGATCATGCCGATCTCGGGGCGGAACTCAAAAATCCTTTCAAGCTGGAAAGACGAAACTTCCAGAGAGACCCAGGCCTTGGCCGAGAGGCTGTCGCTGACTTCTGAGAGCGGGTAGCCGATATTCCCGGCCGTGGCAGATTCAAAACCGGCAGCTTTGAAGATCTCTCCCAGAAGTGAGGTCGTAGTTGTTTTACCATTGGAACCTGTAATCGCCGCCAGGTGAGCGTCACACATCCAATAAGCCAGTTCCAGCTCGGAAAACACCGGCACCCCGCACGATTCGGCGGTCAGGATAATCGGGATATCTCCGGGCACACCGGGCGACACCACCAGGTAATCGACATTCTCAAGGAGACGGTCGGAATGACCTCCGGCCTCATACTCGATCTCATACTGCCTGAGTTCGGCGATTTGGGAGGAGAGCTTGTCTTCATCCTGAAAGTCGGATACAAACGGCCGTCCCCCCAGCCGTTTGACAAGCCTGGCGGCCGCCAGCCCTGAACGAGCCATGCCGATTATACCGACTGTACGATTTAAAACCCTGTCAACCCGCATAAAATTTATCTGATCTTTAATGTGCTCAAAGTCAAGAGTGCGCATAATGCTCCCAGTATCCAGAAACGAACCACAACTTTCTGTTCCGGCCATCCGCTCAATTCAAAATGATGGTGGAGAGGAGCCATTTTGAAAATCCGCTTACCCCATAGCCTGTATGAGATAACCTGCAAAATGACAGAGAGCGCCTCTGCAACAAAGACTCCTCCCACTATCAATAACAGTAATTCTTTTTTCAAAAGTATAGCCACCGCTCCCAGGCCTCCGCCCAGAGCCAGAGCTCCGGTATCTCCCATGAAGACCTGCGCGGGATGGCTGTTGTACCATAAGAATCCGAGCCCGGCACCGATTGCCGCCCCGCAATAGATAGTCAGTTCGCCGGCGCCTTCGAAGAAACTAATGCCGAGATAACTCGAAAAATCCGCCCGCCCGGTGACATAGGCAAATCCGGCAAAAGCCAGAAAACTCATTCCGGTCAATCCGATCGCAAGGCCGTCAAGCCCATCGGTCAGGTTGACAGCGTTCGATGAGGCGGTCAGGACCAGTATCACGAACGGAATAAATAAAATGCCGAAACTGAGGACGTATTCCTTTAAAAACGGTATCTCGGTAAAACCGTTGAATTCCGGGTCAGGCGGTGAATAGTACAGAATCGTCCCAAAAACCAGTCCCAGCAGGATCTGCCCCAAAAGCTTGTATTTTCCGACCATACCCTTGGGCTTTTTCATGATAGCTTTCATGTAGTCATCCATGAAACCCAGGATACCGAGCCAGACAGTTACCAAAAGAATCAACTGCACGAAACGGCTGTGCAGATCCGCCCACAGGAGAGTTGGAATTATTATGGCTGTCAGTATGATGATTCCGCCCATCGTGGGAGTACCTTCCTTGGTGTAATGCGACTGCGGTCCCTCTTTTCGAATCTTTTCGGTGACCATGCTGGATTTCAGATAGCGTACGATGAAAGGCCCTACCAGGAGCGATATCATAAGCGCAGTGATAGTCGCCGCAGCGGTCCGGAATGTTATGTAGCGAAAGATATTGAAGAAACTGATGCTGTCAGTCATGTCATAGAATAGTTCGTAAAACATCAGATTTCTCCTATCAGTCTGGATTTTAATTCAGCGACCACCTTGTCGAATCTCATCGCGCGTGAGGCCTTGACCAGAATGATGTCGCCTTCCATGATCGTTTCCATGAGGCATTTCGCGGCTTCATCGGTGGTAGCGAAACTCTCGATTTTGTTATCATCGTAGCCACAGGCGACCGCCCCGTTGGCAATCTTGAGCGCCAGCTTACCGGCGGTTATAAGCACATCCGGTTTGTTTTCAGCCACCATCCTTCCGACCTGCTCATGCAGTTTTAGCTCCTGCCTGCCCAGTTCTTTCATGTCACCCAGAAAAGCGATTTTTCGGCCGCCCTCGTCAATATCATGCAAAACCTTCAAGGCATAACTCATTGAAGTCGGATTGGCATTGTAACTGTCATCGATTAATGTCACATTGGTGAGCTTGACCACTTCCATGCGCGATGATCTGCCCCGGTAAGCTTCCAGGGCCGGCTTGATCTCTGCAATCGACAGACCGATCCGGCCGGCCACCGCGCAGGCGGCCAGGGCGTTATAGAGGTTGTGCAGTCCCGAAGCCTGGAGATGAATCGACTCTCCGCTGAGCTCAAATATTACGCGCCCATAGCTGTTAGAAGAGAATCGTGCCGGACGTATATCGGCAGGACTATTGACCGCGAAACTGACCTTCTCCCGAACTTCAGACTCAAACCTGTCTTTCAAAAATGAGTTGTCGAGGTTGAAGAACGTGACAGTCGATTCTGAACTGTGCTCGAGGATCTCAAATTTGGCTTTAGCGATATTTTCAAGCGACCCCATCGTTTCCAGATGAGCGGGGCCGATATTAGTGATCAGGGCATAATCAGGATCGACCATTTCGGTCAGGGTGGCGATCTCTCCCGGGTAGCTCATGCCCAGCTCCAGTACGCAGATATCATGGGTGTCATTGAGCATCGCCAGGGAAAGCGGTATTCCATAGAGGTTGTTGAAATTGCCGGGTGAGCGGAAAACATTGTACTTTACGGCAAGGCAGTCGGCGATGATTTCCTTGGTTGTGGTTTTGCCGTTGGTGCCTGTAAGTGCAACTATCGCGGGGGAGAATTTATGTTTCCACCAGAGAGCAAGCCGGCGCAATGCGAGTTTGGTATCATCTACCGCTACTGCGCGCGGTTTGATTTTTTCAGGAAGGTCGGAGATAGAATTCTTTTCGACCAGAAACAGCGCGGCGCCATTTTTACCGGCCGGTTCGACATACCTGTGCCCGTCATTATAATCGCCTTTGATCGCCACAAACAGGTTACCCTGTTCAATCGTCCGGCTGTCGATCGAAAGACCGTTGAATGCTATCTCTTCCGCGGGTTCTCCGATAATCTCCGCATCGAGTATTTTTTTGAGGTCGCCTAACTTCCCTGTTATCACCTTCGGCTTATTCCAATCCTATGTCTGGGTCACCTCCCGCACTATAACACGATCATCAAAATCCATTTTGTCCTTGCCGACAATCTGGTAGTCCTCGTGACCTTTGCCCGCAATCACGACTATATCGCCTGTTTGGGCAAGTTCGAGTGCCTTGGCGATAGCCTCCCTGCGGTCACCGATAACATGCGCTTCCCTGGAGGAATTCAGCCCCTTCTCGGCATCAGCCAGAATCGACTGGGGGTCCTCTGTGCGCGGGTTATCGGTTGTCAAAACGACCACATCGGCAAACTCCGAGACTGCTTTGGCCATCAGCGGACGTTTCTCCTTGTCACGATCACCGCCACATCCAAAGACGGCAATCAGACGTTTTTCATCGGCAAGTTCCTTGGCAGATTTCATCGCATGTGACAATGCGTCAGGCGTATGAGCATAATCTATGAATACTTTGTAATCTTTATCGAGATGAACCGGCTCCATCCGTCCGGGCACAAATGTCATCGCTTCCAGCCCGCGCTTGATAGTGTGCGGATCGACACCGGAAGCCAGCGCTACGGAAGCGGCACAGAGCGCGTTGTTCAGGTTGAAACGACCGTTTAACTTCAGGTGAACTTCGACATCTCCCAGGGGCGTATACAGTAGAAATGTAAAACCGTCGTCCACTTTTTCAACCTGGCCGATGCGGACATCCGCCTTCGGATTTTCCATCGAGTAAGCCAGGTACGAGGATTCCGCGCGAGCCAGGAAAAAATCATAATTGGGATCATCCATATTAAGCACCGCCCACTTATCCTTGCCCTTGACCTTGTCAAAAAGCAGGGCTTTTGCTTCACGGTATTCCTCCATAGCGCCGTGAAAATCGAGATGATCCTGAGTCAGGTTAGTAAGCGCCACCACATTGAAATCAATCATCCGGACCCGGCCTGTTTTGAGTGCGTGCGAAGAGACCTCCATAATAACATTGCGGAGTCGCTCCTGGAGCATAATCGACATCAGCCTTTCCAGGTGCAGAGATTCGGGCGTGGTATTGAAAGCCTTAAACTGATAGCTTCCGGCCATGTATTCGATCGTGCCGATAAGACCGGAACGCTTCATCCGCTGGTCGAATATCGACTTGACCATGTAGACGGTAGTGGTCTTGCCGTTGGTGCCGGTGATTCCGGCCACCTTGAGCTTGCGTGACGGGAAATTATAAAATCGGGCGGCCAGAAGAGACAGGGCATGACGCGCGTCCGGAACCTTGATTACGCATTTGGCATCGTAGTCGCCATCTTTTTGGCATACAATCGCATCAGCCCCCTCTTTGATAGCATGATCAATGAACTCATGACCATCCTGAATCGATCCGATCATGGCCACGAACATATCTTCAGGATTGATCAGGCGCGAATCATATTCTATTTTTGCGATCTCGATTTCGGGATCACCTTTGACTTCTTTCTCCGGCAGTATACTGATTAGTTCGGATACTTTAATGGCGCACCTCCCCGTCTTTTAATTTGCATATCAGCCTGATGGACTCATCGCGCGAGATATAACTATTACCTTCGGGTAAGGATTCGATGACATCGCCGTTACCCTCGATCGAACAGGCCAATCCAAGTTCAATCACTTTTTGTACAGCTTTACGGGCAGACAAACCCCTTAAATTCGGCAGAAAAACAGCATTCGAGTCCAGTTCGGCGTTTATACTGATAGATCGGCTGGTGTGCGTGATTCCTTCAGGCTTATCGGTCCGGGAATCTATCTCCTTATTGAACAGCGAGTTACTACTATCCCGGAAGATTTCCTCCGGAGGGGTGGCGAATTCCAATGGGGGCTGATTGCGTCTTTGTTCAAGCTCCACAATCCGTTTCGCGGCCCGCGCAAATGCAGGCCCGGCTGTGATCCCGCCGTAATTGATCTTTTCCGGTTCATCTATTACAACGATTGCGGCAAAGCGGGGATTTTCACGCGGGAAGTAACCTCCAAAAGAAGCCATGTAACGGGATTTATCGTAGCCACCTTCGGGATCCGGTTTTTCAGCGGTCCCGGTTTTGCCGGCAAAAGTGATACCGTCAGTTAAGGCATAATGAGCGGTGCCGGTGTCGACCACAAGTTCGCACAGCTCTTGAAGCTGTGCAGTCGCTTCCGGTGAGAAAATGCGTTTTTGAATTTCGGGGTAAAATTTTTTGATTGCGGAACCATGCCTCGAGACCACTTTCTCCACCAGCATTGGTTTCATCATGATTCCATCGGAGGCCACCACTCCAAACACGCGCGCCATCTGCAGAGCTGAAGCTGAAACCTCATGTCCGATCGAGAGCATGGCGCAGTAGTATTCCGACCAGACCTCGGGTTCATGCAGTCTGCCGGACGGTTCGCCGGGAAACTCGAGTCCGGAGGAAAGACCGAATCCAAATTCACAGGCATACCGAAAGAGCTTTTTGGGTCCGAGCCTGAGCGCCAAGCGCCCGGTGGCGACATTGCTGGAAAGTATAAAGGCTTCAGCCTGGGTTATTGTATCGAGTTCTTTATCATCTCTGACCCTGATATTGTTAAAGCGAAATTCGCCGTGGCCGGCCCAGATCGTATCCTCCAGATCGATTAAGTCCTCTTCTAAAAGTGCACCGAACACGATCGTTTTGAAGGTACTGCCCGGCTCGAAGAGATCACAGATCGCCGAGACTTTCGGGATCCTGGTGTGTTCGACGGGATGGTTCGGCTGTACATTGCACATTGCAAGTATTCGACCGCTTTCGGGATCTATCAAAACTGCAGTTCCCGCCAGCGCATCCCATTTCTCGACTGCGGCGCGGACCTCTTCTTCCAAAATCTGCTGGTATTCTATGTCGATCGTCAAATAGACATCCTCACCGTCGACAGCCGGAATCTCCGGCTGGCTGGTCAATGGATACAATCCCCCGCGCCCGTCCCGCAAATACGATCGTACCCCGTCTATACCGCTCAGGTACCTGTCACAGTACAGTTCTGCACCAGCTTTGGCGTAGTGGTCGTGGTTGACATAGCCGAGAAGATCAGCCGCGGTGGAACCGTATGGATAGAGCCTCACGAAATCGGTCTCCGATTTGATCGCCTTTAGATTTAGGGCACGAATTTTGTCACACAGTTCGGGATCGCACTTCTTGACCAGGTATGTTCTCCTGCCGGCCCGTTTGCGTAAAAACCCGCGCAGACTGCGTTCTGACTTACCCAAAAGAGGCGCAACCCTGTCGGCTATTTCATCGAGAAGCTGGAGCGAATCAGTGCTCACATAGAAGTTTTCCACCTCGACTGAGTATGCCAGCACGTTGCCGTTACAGTCGTAAATCGTGCCACGGCGGGCCTTGATCGGAAGATCCTGACGACACTGGTTTTTAAACTGGCGACTGAAGTCATTGCCACGGACGATCTGGATATGAAAAAAACGACCGTAGAGAACTGCAAACCCCACCAGGACGATCGTGAAGAATATGATAAAACGTGAAGATTTGAGCGGTTCAGCCTTCATGCGACTCTGTTCCCTCCATGCTTGAACGCAGTGTATCGGACTCGGGTTTTAGTTCATCTATATTGATCAATTCGGTACTGTCATTTTGCTTCAAAAGCTTCAGCAGGGAGTCGGAATAGAAAATGATTTCCTTGGGGTGGCTGGCCACCATATCCAGTTCACTGGAAGCCCTGCGGCGAATATTTTCCAGCGAGAAATGGCGGGTGATTTCGCTTTTCTGGAAATCGCGGCTCTTTTCGAGATACCTTACCTCGGATTCCATCCGGCGAATATCTGCCGAGATTGACTGGAGAGCGATTCTCTGCCAGATGAACAGGTAGGCCACTCCCAGGGCCGCCAAAACGATAGCTGTCTTTTTGAGAGCCGGTTTCAGTTTTTTCATAAAAATAGAACCAAAAGCAGGGAGCCGCCCAAAGCTCCCTGCTCAGCTTTGGTTTGATGCGCCCTTCATACTTTCGCCGCTGCCCTTAGCCGCGCGCTGCGCGCACGCTTGTTGACCTCAAGCTCCTCTCGGGAGGCAGTCATCGCTTTGGAAGTAAGGTTTTTCAATCTGAAATCCCTTCTGTCCAGCACCTCTTCTAATTCAGGCGGCAAACCGGATTCCCGGCTGTGCGATCGTATGAAATTTTTTACTATTCTGTCTTCAAGCGAATGATAGCTGATGACAACCATTCTCCCCCCGCTTTTAAGCGAACCAGTCAGGGATGCCAGTCCCTGTTTGAGGTTGTCCAGCTCATTGTTAACTGCGATCCTGAGTGCCTGCCCGATTTGGGCCAGGCCCTTGCTGCGGCGGTTTTGGGGAAAAAACTGTGCGACAATCGAAGCCAGCTGGCGGGTGGTTTCAATCGACTCCCGCTGGCGATATTCGCAAATTTCTTCAGCGATCCGGGAAGCCTGCTTCAACTCGCCGTACTCCCGGAAGAGCTGTTTGAGCTCCCGATAAGAATACGTGTTGACGATATCCGCGGCCGTCAACGGCGCGCCGGAATCGAAACGCATATCGAGGGGATTGTCTGCCTTGAAGGCAAATCCCAGCTGTCGATCGAGCTGGACTGAGCAGATTCCCAGATCCAGAAGATATCCGGAGATCGGCAGGTAGTCGGACGGTATCTGTTCGGCCACCTGATGATATCCGCAATTTTGAAACTCTACCCTGCTCGACATACTCCCCAGCCTTTTTTCGGCCATCTCAAGCATCCTCCGATCCAGATCACAGGCAATAACTCTACCATTTTCAGACAGCTCATCCACTATCAAACGCGTATGACCGCCATTGCCGGCAGTTCCGTCGATATAAATACCATCTGGATCATCGATTAATAGCTCTATTACTTCCTTGCCCATGACGGGCACGTGAAATCTATCCTCAGCTTCCAAATAACTGATCCGCTGATTCTTCAAAACTCATATTGCTCGAAAGGAATTTCTTGAACTCATCCGGATTCCAGATCTCAATATGCTGTGTTGCACCAAATACGAGCGCGTCCTTTTGCAGTTTGGCCTCTCCGATCAAATCCCTGGGAATTGTGATTCTACCCTGGCTGTCAGGTGTCACCGTATAGGTGTTGGGAGACAAGTGGCGACTAAGCACGCGCTGGCTACGGTCCATGGACGATTTCTCGGCAAACATCTCCTCCAGCTTGCGCGTCCATTCATCGGGGATAAAAAGCCCCAGACAGCCGTCCAGCCATTTCGACAAAACGTAATCCTTGACTTGTTTCTTGGGGGAAACTCCGAGCGGCCGGGCCTTACGAAGCTTGGCGGGGATAGCCAGACGACCGTTGTCGTCCATCGTAACCAGATATTTCCCGGTATAACCGATCAACCTGCATCTCCAAAATCACCAGAATTCCCCAAAATTCACTCTCATTCACCAAAATACACCAGAGAGAACCACAGTCAAGAAAAAACATAAATTTAACTTGCAAAAAAAGTTAAGCTCCTGAACACTATGGGACTGATCCTACAATTTAGCGCGAATCAGATTAATCAGGTTGAAACGCTAAAAAACCGCA
The Candidatus Zixiibacteriota bacterium DNA segment above includes these coding regions:
- a CDS encoding UDP-N-acetylmuramoyl-L-alanyl-D-glutamate--2,6-diaminopimelate ligase, which translates into the protein MKVSELISILPEKEVKGDPEIEIAKIEYDSRLINPEDMFVAMIGSIQDGHEFIDHAIKEGADAIVCQKDGDYDAKCVIKVPDARHALSLLAARFYNFPSRKLKVAGITGTNGKTTTVYMVKSIFDQRMKRSGLIGTIEYMAGSYQFKAFNTTPESLHLERLMSIMLQERLRNVIMEVSSHALKTGRVRMIDFNVVALTNLTQDHLDFHGAMEEYREAKALLFDKVKGKDKWAVLNMDDPNYDFFLARAESSYLAYSMENPKADVRIGQVEKVDDGFTFLLYTPLGDVEVHLKLNGRFNLNNALCAASVALASGVDPHTIKRGLEAMTFVPGRMEPVHLDKDYKVFIDYAHTPDALSHAMKSAKELADEKRLIAVFGCGGDRDKEKRPLMAKAVSEFADVVVLTTDNPRTEDPQSILADAEKGLNSSREAHVIGDRREAIAKALELAQTGDIVVIAGKGHEDYQIVGKDKMDFDDRVIVREVTQT
- a CDS encoding PASTA domain-containing protein → MKAEPLKSSRFIIFFTIVLVGFAVLYGRFFHIQIVRGNDFSRQFKNQCRQDLPIKARRGTIYDCNGNVLAYSVEVENFYVSTDSLQLLDEIADRVAPLLGKSERSLRGFLRKRAGRRTYLVKKCDPELCDKIRALNLKAIKSETDFVRLYPYGSTAADLLGYVNHDHYAKAGAELYCDRYLSGIDGVRSYLRDGRGGLYPLTSQPEIPAVDGEDVYLTIDIEYQQILEEEVRAAVEKWDALAGTAVLIDPESGRILAMCNVQPNHPVEHTRIPKVSAICDLFEPGSTFKTIVFGALLEEDLIDLEDTIWAGHGEFRFNNIRVRDDKELDTITQAEAFILSSNVATGRLALRLGPKKLFRYACEFGFGLSSGLEFPGEPSGRLHEPEVWSEYYCAMLSIGHEVSASALQMARVFGVVASDGIMMKPMLVEKVVSRHGSAIKKFYPEIQKRIFSPEATAQLQELCELVVDTGTAHYALTDGITFAGKTGTAEKPDPEGGYDKSRYMASFGGYFPRENPRFAAIVVIDEPEKINYGGITAGPAFARAAKRIVELEQRRNQPPLEFATPPEEIFRDSSNSLFNKEIDSRTDKPEGITHTSRSISINAELDSNAVFLPNLRGLSARKAVQKVIELGLACSIEGNGDVIESLPEGNSYISRDESIRLICKLKDGEVRH
- the murF gene encoding UDP-N-acetylmuramoyl-tripeptide--D-alanyl-D-alanine ligase, which gives rise to MITGKLGDLKKILDAEIIGEPAEEIAFNGLSIDSRTIEQGNLFVAIKGDYNDGHRYVEPAGKNGAALFLVEKNSISDLPEKIKPRAVAVDDTKLALRRLALWWKHKFSPAIVALTGTNGKTTTKEIIADCLAVKYNVFRSPGNFNNLYGIPLSLAMLNDTHDICVLELGMSYPGEIATLTEMVDPDYALITNIGPAHLETMGSLENIAKAKFEILEHSSESTVTFFNLDNSFLKDRFESEVREKVSFAVNSPADIRPARFSSNSYGRVIFELSGESIHLQASGLHNLYNALAACAVAGRIGLSIAEIKPALEAYRGRSSRMEVVKLTNVTLIDDSYNANPTSMSYALKVLHDIDEGGRKIAFLGDMKELGRQELKLHEQVGRMVAENKPDVLITAGKLALKIANGAVACGYDDNKIESFATTDEAAKCLMETIMEGDIILVKASRAMRFDKVVAELKSRLIGEI
- a CDS encoding phospho-N-acetylmuramoyl-pentapeptide-transferase, whose protein sequence is MFYELFYDMTDSISFFNIFRYITFRTAAATITALMISLLVGPFIVRYLKSSMVTEKIRKEGPQSHYTKEGTPTMGGIIILTAIIIPTLLWADLHSRFVQLILLVTVWLGILGFMDDYMKAIMKKPKGMVGKYKLLGQILLGLVFGTILYYSPPDPEFNGFTEIPFLKEYVLSFGILFIPFVILVLTASSNAVNLTDGLDGLAIGLTGMSFLAFAGFAYVTGRADFSSYLGISFFEGAGELTIYCGAAIGAGLGFLWYNSHPAQVFMGDTGALALGGGLGAVAILLKKELLLLIVGGVFVAEALSVILQVISYRLWGKRIFKMAPLHHHFELSGWPEQKVVVRFWILGALCALLTLSTLKIR
- the murD gene encoding UDP-N-acetylmuramoyl-L-alanine--D-glutamate ligase — protein: MAGTESCGSFLDTGSIMRTLDFEHIKDQINFMRVDRVLNRTVGIIGMARSGLAAARLVKRLGGRPFVSDFQDEDKLSSQIAELRQYEIEYEAGGHSDRLLENVDYLVVSPGVPGDIPIILTAESCGVPVFSELELAYWMCDAHLAAITGSNGKTTTTSLLGEIFKAAGFESATAGNIGYPLSEVSDSLSAKAWVSLEVSSFQLERIFEFRPEIGMILNLTPDHLDRYGRFEDYAETKLRIAENMSARDNLIVNADDDYLCKLADDFPVRKVYFSRARKTLPGVYLEGDEIKYKIDEMTGSLGTVERISIPGPHNLENAMAAGAAALLAGVPAETISDVFEQFPGVEHRLEYVATIDG
- the rsmH gene encoding 16S rRNA (cytosine(1402)-N(4))-methyltransferase RsmH, which gives rise to MEAEDRFHVPVMGKEVIELLIDDPDGIYIDGTAGNGGHTRLIVDELSENGRVIACDLDRRMLEMAEKRLGSMSSRVEFQNCGYHQVAEQIPSDYLPISGYLLDLGICSVQLDRQLGFAFKADNPLDMRFDSGAPLTAADIVNTYSYRELKQLFREYGELKQASRIAEEICEYRQRESIETTRQLASIVAQFFPQNRRSKGLAQIGQALRIAVNNELDNLKQGLASLTGSLKSGGRMVVISYHSLEDRIVKNFIRSHSRESGLPPELEEVLDRRDFRLKNLTSKAMTASREELEVNKRARSARLRAAAKV